The following proteins are encoded in a genomic region of Porphyrobacter sp. CACIAM 03H1:
- a CDS encoding GNAT family N-acetyltransferase has protein sequence MQALTAQGVAAPFDRAEWFALLAETGLVPLIAMAGDGAETAALALTEAGGRITPLRNWYSFTWRELAPAGPAGERLLVAIARQLKQRGWRVTLEPVPGEDGSADRLARAFRAAGWQVAVEPCDINHILPVKGRSFADYWDSRPGPLRTTLKRKAKKVETEILTRFDAQVWADYEAIYAASWKPAEDQPAMLRAFAEAEGAAGRLRLGVARADGVAVAAQVWTVENSIAYIHKLAHLESHKNLSAGTTLTAALFEHVIDTDRVALVDFGTGDQSYKADWMEEVRERFRIDCLAPARPQSWAPLAKRWLRRAVG, from the coding sequence TTGCAAGCGCTGACTGCGCAAGGCGTGGCCGCGCCCTTCGACCGGGCGGAGTGGTTCGCGTTGCTAGCCGAGACCGGCCTCGTGCCCTTGATCGCGATGGCGGGCGACGGGGCCGAAACCGCCGCCCTCGCCCTCACCGAGGCAGGCGGGCGAATCACGCCCTTGCGCAACTGGTACAGCTTCACCTGGCGCGAACTCGCCCCGGCGGGCCCGGCGGGCGAGCGCCTGCTGGTCGCCATCGCCCGGCAGCTCAAGCAGCGCGGGTGGCGCGTCACGCTCGAACCCGTGCCCGGCGAGGACGGATCGGCCGACCGGCTCGCCCGCGCCTTCCGCGCCGCGGGCTGGCAGGTCGCGGTCGAGCCTTGCGACATCAACCACATCCTGCCCGTCAAGGGCCGCAGCTTCGCCGACTACTGGGACAGCCGCCCCGGCCCCCTGCGCACCACGCTGAAGCGCAAGGCGAAGAAGGTCGAGACCGAGATCCTGACCCGCTTCGACGCGCAGGTCTGGGCCGATTACGAGGCGATCTACGCCGCCAGCTGGAAGCCGGCCGAGGACCAGCCCGCGATGCTGCGCGCCTTTGCCGAAGCCGAGGGCGCAGCCGGGCGGCTGCGGCTCGGGGTGGCGCGCGCCGATGGCGTGGCGGTCGCCGCGCAGGTCTGGACGGTCGAGAATTCCATCGCCTACATCCACAAGCTCGCGCACCTCGAAAGCCACAAGAACCTCTCGGCCGGCACCACGCTCACAGCGGCGCTGTTCGAGCACGTGATCGACACCGACAGGGTCGCGCTGGTCGATTTCGGCACCGGCGACCAGAGCTACAAGGCCGACTGGATGGAGGAGGTGCGGGAACGTTTCCGCATCGATTGTCTCGCTCCGGCACGCCCGCAAAGCTGGGCCCCGCTCGCCAAGCGGTGGCTGCGGCGCGCGGTGGGCTGA
- a CDS encoding acyl carrier protein, with protein sequence MTTSSNLDSDAADNALDRELKALIADVLGLDPAQAAGFGPDSGLFGHLPELDSMAVAGLLTEMEDRLGIVIEDDDVDGEMLETYGGLLAFARAKLEAR encoded by the coding sequence ATGACCACCTCTTCGAACCTCGACAGCGACGCTGCAGACAACGCGCTCGACCGCGAACTCAAGGCGCTGATTGCCGACGTGCTGGGCCTCGATCCCGCGCAGGCGGCGGGCTTCGGGCCGGACTCGGGGCTGTTCGGCCACCTGCCCGAACTGGATTCGATGGCGGTCGCGGGCCTTCTCACCGAGATGGAGGACCGGCTCGGCATCGTGATCGAGGATGACGACGTCGACGGCGAGATGCTGGAAACCTATGGCGGCCTGCTCGCGTTCGCCCGCGCGAAGCTCGAGGCGCGCTGA